A stretch of the uncultured Fretibacterium sp. genome encodes the following:
- the panB gene encoding 3-methyl-2-oxobutanoate hydroxymethyltransferase encodes MAKKKGRLEFLEMKKNGEKVTWVTAYDFPTAMFAEAAGLDMILVGDSLGMVVLGYPGTIPVTMEDCISHCKAVRRGAPNTFVMGDMPFGSYQVSDEQAVENAVRFFKEADVDAVKLEGGVRVESRIKAIADSGVLVCGHIGLTPQSSGPMGGFKAQGVTPESARYVIEDALAVERAGAYALLVEGIPPELTEFITKRLSIPVYSIGAGWPCDGQLIICGDMLGQFQAFTPKFVKKYANIAEVITNAFKAYAEDVRTGKFPNDDYVYHIRKGCEAEYAAMLKEYEKK; translated from the coding sequence ATGGCAAAGAAGAAGGGGCGCTTGGAGTTTCTGGAGATGAAGAAGAACGGGGAGAAGGTGACGTGGGTCACGGCCTACGACTTCCCGACGGCGATGTTCGCGGAGGCGGCGGGGCTGGACATGATCCTGGTGGGCGACTCCCTGGGCATGGTGGTGCTGGGCTACCCAGGCACGATCCCCGTGACGATGGAGGACTGCATCAGCCACTGCAAGGCCGTCCGCCGTGGAGCACCGAACACCTTCGTGATGGGCGACATGCCGTTCGGCTCGTACCAGGTCTCGGACGAGCAGGCCGTGGAGAACGCGGTGCGCTTCTTCAAGGAGGCGGACGTCGATGCTGTCAAGCTGGAGGGCGGGGTGCGCGTGGAGAGCCGCATCAAGGCCATCGCGGACAGCGGGGTGCTGGTGTGCGGGCATATCGGCCTGACGCCGCAGAGCTCCGGACCGATGGGTGGGTTCAAGGCGCAGGGCGTGACGCCGGAGTCGGCCCGCTACGTGATCGAGGACGCGCTGGCGGTGGAGCGGGCGGGGGCCTACGCGCTCCTGGTGGAGGGCATCCCGCCGGAGTTGACGGAGTTCATCACGAAACGCCTCTCTATCCCGGTGTATTCCATCGGAGCGGGCTGGCCGTGCGACGGGCAGCTCATCATCTGCGGGGACATGCTGGGTCAGTTCCAGGCGTTCACGCCGAAGTTCGTGAAGAAGTACGCGAACATCGCGGAGGTGATCACGAACGCGTTCAAGGCCTACGCCGAGGACGTGAGGACGGGGAAGTTCCCGAACGACGATTACGTGTACCACATCCGAAAGGGCTGCGAGGCGGAGTACGCCGCCATGCTGAAGGAGTACGAGAAGAAGTAA
- the panB gene encoding 3-methyl-2-oxobutanoate hydroxymethyltransferase — protein MMETMKKKCSVQDFQRYKEEGQKWTWSICYDYTMASIVDESRTEMILVGDSLGNVVMGVGSTVPVSLDIIIHHARCVVRGAPNTFVVGDMPFGTYNVNCDQAITTANRIMQEGGSDCVKLEGGANMADRIAAIVKAGIPVMAHIGLTPQSISALGGFKVQGKDRTIADKLVEDAVAVTEAGAFAICLECMPSVVAKKITETVRIPCAGIGAGPYCDAQELNLYDMTGLFGDFKPKFVKHYAKLRQPMVDALNRFYDETCAGTFPTPEFSYNASVEGY, from the coding sequence ATGATGGAAACTATGAAAAAGAAGTGTTCTGTCCAAGATTTCCAGAGATATAAGGAAGAGGGGCAGAAATGGACCTGGAGCATCTGTTATGATTATACCATGGCCTCCATTGTGGACGAGAGCAGAACCGAGATGATTCTGGTCGGCGATTCGTTGGGAAATGTCGTCATGGGGGTGGGATCCACGGTTCCCGTGTCCCTCGACATCATTATCCACCACGCGCGCTGCGTTGTGAGGGGTGCCCCCAACACCTTCGTCGTCGGTGACATGCCATTTGGAACCTACAACGTCAATTGCGATCAGGCCATCACGACCGCCAACCGTATTATGCAGGAGGGGGGCAGCGATTGCGTCAAGCTGGAGGGGGGCGCAAACATGGCCGACAGAATCGCCGCCATCGTCAAAGCGGGCATACCCGTCATGGCCCACATTGGCCTGACCCCCCAGTCCATCAGTGCTCTTGGCGGTTTCAAAGTGCAAGGTAAGGACCGAACGATAGCGGATAAACTTGTCGAGGATGCTGTTGCCGTGACGGAGGCTGGGGCCTTTGCCATCTGCCTGGAGTGTATGCCAAGCGTGGTGGCGAAAAAGATCACTGAGACGGTCCGTATCCCCTGTGCGGGTATCGGCGCAGGGCCGTACTGCGACGCGCAGGAACTGAACCTGTACGACATGACGGGACTCTTCGGCGATTTCAAGCCGAAGTTTGTAAAACACTACGCGAAACTCCGTCAGCCGATGGTGGACGCGCTGAATCGGTTCTACGACGAGACCTGTGCGGGCACGTTTCCAACGCCGGAGTTCAGCTACAACGCGTCGGTCGAGGGGTACTGA
- a CDS encoding ketopantoate reductase C-terminal domain-containing protein yields the protein MGLVWDKLITNVGLNAITAITGILNGQALDIPEARELSRKAVQEAVAVAERKGIRLCDDPLKHVEEILHMTGGNRSSMLQDVMRHKRTEIDFINLAIVREAVALEMQALVNEVLGKLVRVLEATYPELQT from the coding sequence ATGGGATTGGTTTGGGATAAACTGATCACCAATGTTGGTCTTAACGCTATCACCGCCATTACGGGTATCCTGAACGGGCAGGCCCTGGATATCCCCGAGGCCAGGGAACTATCGAGGAAGGCCGTTCAGGAGGCCGTCGCCGTTGCGGAGCGGAAGGGGATAAGGCTCTGCGACGATCCTCTTAAGCATGTCGAGGAGATCCTTCACATGACGGGGGGTAACCGTTCCTCCATGTTGCAGGACGTGATGCGGCACAAGAGGACGGAGATCGATTTCATCAATCTCGCTATCGTCAGGGAGGCGGTAGCTCTCGAAATGCAGGCCCTTGTAAACGAAGTGCTGGGCAAACTTGTAAGGGTCTTAGAGGCTACATATCCTGAATTGCAGACGTGA
- the ilvD gene encoding dihydroxy-acid dehydratase, producing the protein MKSEITKKGIERATHRALYYAMGYSPEDLKKPIVGLVNSRNECMPGHMQLDLIARAVREGIIEAGGMPVEFPTIGICDGIAQGNFGMHYPLASRELIADTIEVMMNAHSYDAMVLVTNCDKITPGMLMAAIRLDVPAILVSGGPMATGYHKGKAMGYSDLMFSQGLVAKKEMSEAQLAEMERDALPGCGACNLLGTANSMNYLTEALGMCLPGSATPAASGRRIALARDTGRKIMELLKKGITPRQIVTHEALENAVVLDLAIGGSSNTILHLTALAHEADIDFDPRIFAEKSKHVSHLVKLSPAERGHYPEDLYRAGGITAVLAQLAEAGMLHGDALTVTGKSLFENVRGSAVSNDEVIRPFGNPYSKTGGLQLLFGNLAPEGSVCKIAAVNPKMYRHRGPSRIFEREEEAVAAIYGGKIKPGDVVVIRYEGPKGGPGMREMLTATAAIVGMGLGLEVALITDGRFSGGTAGAAIGHVSPEAAEGGPIALVQEGDTISIDIPNGKVELEVDEDELRRRRRGWTKRENSIPGGSYLRRYARMVSSAMSGAVFPKD; encoded by the coding sequence ATGAAAAGTGAAATCACGAAAAAAGGAATAGAACGGGCGACCCATAGGGCGCTTTACTACGCCATGGGATATTCCCCGGAAGATCTGAAAAAGCCAATTGTTGGCCTCGTCAATTCCAGGAACGAGTGTATGCCGGGCCACATGCAGCTTGATTTGATCGCCAGAGCCGTACGGGAGGGCATCATCGAAGCCGGGGGAATGCCGGTGGAATTCCCTACGATAGGGATCTGCGACGGTATCGCTCAGGGGAATTTTGGAATGCACTATCCTTTGGCCAGCCGTGAGTTGATTGCCGATACCATTGAGGTGATGATGAACGCTCACTCCTATGATGCCATGGTGCTTGTGACAAACTGCGACAAGATTACGCCGGGAATGCTTATGGCGGCGATACGCCTGGATGTTCCAGCGATTCTGGTGAGTGGCGGCCCTATGGCGACGGGATATCATAAGGGTAAGGCCATGGGATATTCTGATTTGATGTTCTCCCAAGGGCTTGTAGCCAAAAAGGAGATGTCCGAGGCACAGCTTGCCGAAATGGAGAGAGATGCCCTGCCGGGGTGTGGGGCCTGTAATCTTTTGGGAACGGCCAACTCCATGAACTACCTGACCGAGGCTTTGGGGATGTGCTTGCCAGGCAGCGCAACACCTGCGGCATCGGGACGACGTATCGCTCTGGCTCGCGACACGGGACGCAAGATCATGGAGCTCTTGAAGAAGGGGATCACCCCACGGCAGATCGTGACGCACGAGGCCCTGGAGAATGCCGTTGTCCTAGACCTGGCTATTGGCGGCTCGTCGAATACGATTCTGCACCTCACCGCGTTGGCCCATGAGGCGGATATCGATTTCGACCCCAGGATCTTCGCGGAGAAGTCGAAACATGTGTCCCATTTGGTGAAGTTGAGCCCGGCGGAGCGCGGACACTATCCGGAGGATCTCTATCGTGCCGGAGGGATCACCGCTGTTCTGGCACAGCTTGCAGAGGCCGGTATGCTTCATGGGGATGCCCTCACCGTGACGGGAAAAAGCCTTTTCGAGAACGTCAGGGGTTCTGCTGTGAGCAATGACGAGGTCATCCGTCCTTTCGGCAACCCTTATTCCAAAACCGGCGGCCTTCAGTTGCTCTTCGGTAACCTCGCTCCGGAGGGATCGGTATGTAAGATAGCCGCAGTCAACCCCAAGATGTACAGGCATCGGGGACCTTCAAGGATATTCGAGAGAGAAGAAGAGGCTGTTGCTGCGATTTATGGAGGTAAGATCAAGCCGGGAGATGTCGTGGTGATTCGTTACGAGGGGCCTAAAGGGGGACCGGGGATGCGGGAGATGCTCACGGCGACGGCGGCTATTGTAGGCATGGGGCTTGGTCTCGAAGTCGCTTTGATCACGGACGGGCGATTTTCCGGAGGAACCGCCGGGGCCGCGATCGGCCATGTATCACCGGAGGCGGCGGAGGGTGGTCCGATTGCTCTCGTTCAGGAGGGCGATACGATCTCTATCGATATCCCGAATGGAAAGGTAGAACTTGAGGTCGACGAGGACGAGCTGCGGAGACGGCGCAGGGGGTGGACGAAGAGGGAGAACAGTATCCCCGGGGGCAGTTATCTGAGGCGTTATGCCAGAATGGTTTCGTCGGCCATGTCGGGGGCTGTTTTTCCGAAGGATTGA
- a CDS encoding TRAP transporter large permease encodes MAFILFGVLFVVLILGVPIGISMGMGVLAALTFGGTRVPSTIIVQRMFTALDNFPFMAVPFFILAGDLMQQGGISKRLLRFIHLICRRIPARLAIITTIASGFFGAISGSNPATVAAIGGIMIPEMKEVGYPEDSSAAVAAASGTLGVIIPPSISMITYSLVASVSISTMFIAGIMPGLLLALTIIVVSLILCGRYERGVQGKVSSKEILAAFFDAIWALLMPVIILGGIYGGIFTPTEAAAVACVYSFIISVYVYRDISYSDLPAIFTKSGISTAIVLFIVAVSSSFSWLMTSAGVPGQITRYLLTSFSSKYTLFLMMNLSLLFLGCFLETQSIILLMTPILLPLCVQLGMHPVALGLIIVVNTSIGMITPPMAVNLYVASSIAGVGIERITIKILPYLFALIAVLIFVTYFPQALMWIPTLVGAQ; translated from the coding sequence ATGGCTTTCATACTGTTTGGAGTGCTCTTCGTCGTCCTGATCCTAGGTGTCCCGATAGGAATTTCCATGGGGATGGGGGTTCTCGCTGCCCTGACCTTCGGCGGGACGCGTGTTCCCAGTACAATTATCGTCCAGCGTATGTTTACGGCGCTAGATAACTTTCCTTTCATGGCGGTGCCCTTTTTTATCCTGGCAGGTGACCTGATGCAACAAGGTGGCATTTCGAAAAGACTGCTGCGATTCATCCACCTTATCTGCCGGCGTATCCCAGCCCGTTTGGCTATTATCACGACGATCGCATCCGGTTTTTTTGGTGCCATTTCCGGATCGAATCCTGCGACGGTGGCCGCGATCGGGGGGATCATGATTCCGGAGATGAAGGAAGTGGGATATCCTGAGGACAGCTCCGCCGCAGTCGCAGCGGCCTCAGGGACTCTGGGTGTCATCATTCCACCCAGCATCTCCATGATTACATATTCTTTGGTGGCCTCGGTCTCTATCAGTACGATGTTCATTGCTGGAATCATGCCGGGGCTTCTTCTTGCCCTTACTATTATAGTGGTGAGTCTCATCCTGTGTGGGCGATATGAGAGGGGAGTCCAGGGTAAAGTTTCTTCGAAAGAGATTCTGGCCGCTTTTTTTGATGCGATTTGGGCACTCCTTATGCCGGTCATCATACTCGGCGGCATCTACGGCGGCATTTTTACGCCGACAGAGGCGGCAGCGGTAGCCTGTGTGTATTCCTTCATTATCAGTGTGTACGTCTATCGGGATATCAGCTACTCGGACCTGCCTGCAATCTTCACGAAATCCGGGATCAGTACGGCTATCGTCTTGTTCATCGTGGCCGTCTCCTCATCATTTTCCTGGCTCATGACCAGCGCTGGAGTCCCCGGGCAGATCACCCGCTACTTGCTGACGTCTTTCTCCAGCAAATACACACTGTTTCTCATGATGAATCTGAGCTTGCTTTTCCTGGGATGTTTCCTGGAAACTCAATCCATCATACTGCTCATGACGCCCATTCTGCTTCCGCTATGCGTGCAGCTTGGAATGCATCCTGTCGCCCTCGGACTGATCATTGTAGTCAACACATCCATTGGCATGATCACGCCTCCCATGGCGGTGAATTTGTATGTCGCGAGCAGCATTGCGGGCGTCGGTATCGAAAGAATCACCATAAAAATACTGCCATATCTCTTTGCCTTAATAGCCGTCCTGATCTTTGTAACGTATTTTCCACAGGCATTGATGTGGATACCCACCCTGGTTGGAGCACAATGA
- a CDS encoding TRAP transporter small permease, with protein sequence MGKLVDRFEEYVLTVLMPVMVLIVFAGTVGRYSGWFSLAWYEEAARYIMIWLVFIGISAAAKKNAHFAVEVIFMVTPKAFHKAIRGLIVLLAVFFCGTVCFLSFGYLQRLYSMHQISPSLEVPIWTMYSAIPIGCLLMLLRTLQYYWRSSLSSTPLKAEHPEEYQ encoded by the coding sequence GTGGGGAAGTTGGTCGATCGTTTTGAGGAGTATGTCCTTACCGTGCTCATGCCGGTGATGGTCCTTATCGTCTTTGCCGGAACCGTGGGGCGATATTCCGGTTGGTTTTCTTTGGCCTGGTATGAGGAAGCCGCCCGATACATCATGATTTGGCTCGTATTTATCGGTATCAGTGCTGCTGCCAAGAAGAACGCACATTTTGCGGTCGAGGTCATTTTTATGGTCACTCCCAAAGCATTTCACAAGGCTATCAGGGGACTGATCGTTCTTTTGGCCGTCTTTTTCTGCGGTACGGTATGTTTCCTCTCGTTCGGATACCTGCAGCGCCTCTATTCAATGCATCAAATTTCTCCCTCGCTGGAGGTTCCCATCTGGACAATGTATTCCGCCATCCCGATAGGTTGCCTGCTCATGCTGCTTCGGACGCTCCAATATTATTGGAGATCGTCTCTGTCTTCAACTCCGTTAAAGGCGGAGCATCCGGAAGAATACCAATAA
- a CDS encoding TRAP transporter substrate-binding protein, giving the protein MKKCFLAMLLAFNVCLLASGAFADVPVVLRLGMTTEVGGHYYRGAEKFKENLEKYTNGKVTVELFPSSQLGNERDMIEGAAMGLIDMCIVSSAPLANFSPDFMVFDFPFIVVDRQKAYSIMDGEVGTAILKALEDKGIKGLGFWENGFRHVSNNKKVIAHPGDLAGVKIRTMENPIHQATFKLLGATPTPMAWGEVFIALQQGTIDGQENPLIIFSTVKIYEVQKHLSLTGHFYSPAPFLMSKQVFDSFDKDIQDAILRAEKEARDWEREYSASLDEQIRKELEAKGVTITDVDREEWKKACLPVYEQFRSKVNPEYLKAMLGE; this is encoded by the coding sequence ATGAAAAAGTGTTTCCTTGCAATGTTGTTGGCATTCAATGTGTGTTTGCTTGCGTCGGGGGCTTTTGCGGATGTCCCGGTCGTACTGCGTCTTGGGATGACTACGGAAGTAGGCGGGCATTATTACAGGGGGGCCGAAAAGTTTAAGGAGAACCTGGAAAAGTACACGAACGGTAAGGTGACGGTGGAACTTTTCCCCAGCAGTCAGCTTGGTAACGAACGGGATATGATCGAGGGTGCTGCTATGGGGCTGATCGACATGTGCATCGTCTCCTCGGCCCCGCTCGCAAACTTCTCGCCTGACTTCATGGTTTTTGACTTCCCTTTCATCGTCGTGGACAGGCAGAAAGCGTACAGCATCATGGATGGAGAGGTGGGCACAGCTATCCTCAAGGCCCTGGAGGATAAGGGCATCAAAGGACTCGGTTTTTGGGAGAACGGCTTTCGTCATGTTTCGAACAACAAAAAGGTCATCGCACACCCCGGAGACTTGGCGGGGGTGAAGATACGAACGATGGAGAACCCCATCCATCAGGCGACGTTCAAGCTCCTGGGGGCGACTCCCACGCCGATGGCTTGGGGAGAGGTTTTCATTGCCTTGCAACAGGGAACGATTGATGGGCAGGAGAATCCATTGATCATCTTTTCCACAGTAAAGATTTACGAGGTACAAAAGCATCTTTCTCTCACCGGGCACTTTTATTCTCCGGCCCCATTCCTGATGAGCAAGCAGGTGTTCGACAGCTTCGACAAAGATATCCAGGATGCCATCCTGAGGGCGGAGAAGGAGGCGCGTGATTGGGAGCGGGAGTACAGCGCCAGTCTCGATGAGCAGATTCGAAAAGAACTGGAGGCGAAGGGAGTCACGATTACCGATGTGGACAGGGAAGAATGGAAAAAGGCCTGTCTTCCTGTATACGAACAGTTTCGATCGAAGGTCAATCCCGAATACCTGAAGGCCATGCTGGGTGAATGA
- a CDS encoding IclR family transcriptional regulator has translation MMAKENKLQSVERAFSVIELLDVYGELGVTEIGKRLSLDKSTAFRVLATLRSLGYIVQNPSSSKYYNSYKLFEIGTSVARRTGLPKLAHPYMLELSQLTGEAVNLAIRDGTQALYLSKIESTDTIKVCMNLGQTIPLYCTGLGKALIAYCSEEEVREIFREQHFFRYTARTFTDIPSLLVDLEKIRSCGYSIDNEEHIKGIHCIAAPVFDSSKNVLAAISIALPQFRFEEMDDEERLNYLVRDVARRFSASLGSREP, from the coding sequence ATGATGGCCAAGGAGAACAAGCTTCAGTCCGTAGAACGTGCTTTTTCCGTGATCGAACTTCTGGACGTTTATGGCGAACTCGGAGTCACTGAGATAGGCAAAAGGCTTTCTCTGGACAAAAGTACGGCTTTTCGTGTCCTTGCAACCTTAAGATCGCTGGGCTATATAGTACAGAACCCTTCCAGCTCGAAATACTACAACAGCTACAAATTGTTCGAGATAGGCACGAGTGTCGCCAGGCGTACTGGTCTCCCGAAGCTTGCCCATCCTTACATGCTCGAACTTTCGCAGCTTACCGGAGAGGCTGTAAACCTTGCAATAAGGGATGGTACTCAGGCACTTTATCTGAGCAAGATTGAATCTACCGACACTATCAAGGTTTGCATGAATCTGGGACAGACCATCCCTCTTTATTGCACGGGGCTTGGGAAGGCCCTCATTGCCTATTGTTCCGAAGAGGAGGTGCGTGAGATCTTTCGTGAGCAGCATTTTTTTCGCTACACTGCGAGAACTTTTACGGATATTCCCTCCCTGCTGGTCGATCTTGAAAAAATTCGTAGTTGTGGCTACAGCATTGATAATGAGGAACATATCAAAGGTATCCATTGCATTGCCGCGCCTGTGTTCGATTCAAGTAAAAACGTCCTTGCGGCGATAAGCATCGCTTTGCCGCAGTTTCGTTTTGAGGAAATGGATGATGAAGAACGATTGAATTACCTTGTGCGTGATGTCGCGAGGCGTTTTTCGGCCTCCCTGGGAAGTCGGGAGCCTTGA
- a CDS encoding nitroreductase family protein, with product MLELLGRRRSIRKFTDGVLSDPQIEALVYAGLLAPSAKNRKPVELFFVRDRAMVARLAGCRDAGGDALRTAALAVAVTADPAVSDVWEEDASIAATQIFLEAEALGLGCCWVQVRRRPCGEGTAEDAVRRMLDIPERLSVLCLLAIGFKDEMKEDYDLSKLDRSKVHEIRG from the coding sequence ATGCTGGAACTTCTGGGACGGCGCAGGAGCATTCGCAAGTTTACGGACGGCGTTTTGAGCGATCCGCAGATCGAGGCGCTGGTCTACGCGGGGCTTCTGGCCCCGTCGGCAAAGAACAGAAAGCCCGTGGAACTTTTCTTCGTCCGGGACCGGGCGATGGTTGCGCGGCTTGCGGGCTGCCGCGACGCGGGCGGGGATGCCCTGAGGACAGCCGCTCTGGCGGTCGCCGTGACGGCCGACCCCGCTGTCAGCGATGTCTGGGAGGAGGACGCCTCCATCGCCGCCACGCAGATCTTTCTCGAGGCGGAGGCCCTGGGCCTGGGATGCTGCTGGGTCCAGGTCCGTAGGCGCCCCTGCGGGGAGGGAACGGCCGAGGACGCGGTGAGGCGGATGCTGGACATCCCCGAGCGCCTCTCCGTCCTGTGCCTTCTGGCCATCGGCTTCAAGGACGAGATGAAGGAAGACTACGACCTCTCGAAGCTGGATCGGTCGAAGGTACATGAGATTCGGGGTTAG
- a CDS encoding S8 family serine peptidase, with protein MAKKTTFLLAALLCAAFVPPALAASHVPGEALVVFKRAPGAAVTAASVERGSESFRLASLAAASGARVAQAYGSLSEAGDGVFALVRSETRTAEQLVEDLRARSDVLAASPNRISRVMREPNDPRYVSGELWGLSAIHAPKAWDVTTGSGSTDVYVAVADSGIYAAHEDLQPNLDTRLSRNFARAEGAAANPSDYIDVHRHGTHVAGTIGAVGNNGLGVVGVNWTTRLIALRIMGANGTGWDSWTVEALNYLVSLLRTHPQMKIAAINLSLGGYKSEAPSKIQLSVYWRAYKVLDDLDRTVIVAAAGNEGLEVGKPAPYDEPDPEDPDSPFYRRGDYCYPASFTGLKNLIVVGAAASNGGAASFSNWSPTAVSLVAPGVRILSTVFPDASSGDGSFGTWYGEMSGTSMAAPHVAGAAALLAGRYPNATASQIKDALLKGADGSRNPVATARTNTGGAKLSQYGYLDVKKALDILEAVSPDLGPKPQPDRPNPVPPSSSQSRKSGGGCDAAGAGAWMLAVLALSALRRRA; from the coding sequence ATGGCAAAGAAGACTACTTTCCTTCTGGCGGCGCTTCTGTGCGCCGCGTTCGTTCCGCCGGCTCTGGCCGCTTCTCACGTCCCGGGCGAGGCGCTGGTGGTCTTCAAAAGGGCGCCCGGCGCAGCGGTGACGGCGGCGTCCGTGGAGCGCGGGTCGGAATCGTTCCGGCTGGCGTCGCTGGCGGCGGCCTCCGGGGCCCGCGTGGCCCAGGCCTACGGGTCCCTGTCCGAGGCCGGCGACGGCGTCTTCGCTCTGGTTCGCTCCGAGACCAGGACGGCGGAACAGCTGGTGGAGGACCTGAGGGCGAGATCCGACGTGCTTGCGGCATCTCCCAACCGCATCTCCCGGGTCATGCGGGAGCCCAACGATCCCCGGTATGTCTCGGGAGAGCTTTGGGGACTCTCAGCCATCCATGCCCCCAAGGCGTGGGACGTCACGACGGGCAGCGGTAGCACGGACGTGTACGTCGCGGTGGCGGATTCGGGTATCTACGCCGCCCATGAGGACCTCCAGCCGAACCTGGATACGAGGCTCAGCCGGAACTTTGCGCGGGCGGAGGGCGCCGCCGCCAATCCCTCGGACTATATCGACGTCCACAGGCACGGAACGCACGTGGCGGGGACGATCGGGGCCGTCGGAAACAACGGCCTGGGCGTCGTGGGGGTGAACTGGACGACGCGGCTGATCGCGCTGCGGATCATGGGCGCGAATGGTACCGGTTGGGACTCCTGGACCGTGGAGGCTCTCAATTACCTGGTCTCCCTCCTTCGCACTCATCCGCAGATGAAGATCGCCGCGATCAATCTCTCCCTGGGAGGGTACAAGAGCGAAGCTCCAAGCAAGATTCAGTTGAGTGTCTATTGGCGCGCCTACAAGGTTCTGGACGACCTGGACCGGACGGTGATCGTCGCCGCGGCGGGAAACGAGGGGCTGGAGGTGGGCAAGCCCGCGCCGTACGACGAACCGGATCCCGAAGATCCCGATTCTCCATTCTATAGAAGAGGTGACTATTGCTATCCCGCGTCCTTCACCGGGCTGAAGAACCTGATCGTCGTCGGTGCGGCGGCGTCCAACGGCGGTGCGGCGTCCTTCTCAAACTGGAGCCCGACGGCCGTCTCGCTCGTGGCTCCGGGCGTGCGCATCCTCAGCACGGTTTTTCCGGATGCCAGCAGCGGAGACGGCTCCTTCGGAACCTGGTATGGGGAGATGTCCGGCACGTCCATGGCGGCCCCGCACGTTGCCGGGGCCGCGGCACTGCTGGCGGGCCGTTACCCGAACGCCACGGCCTCCCAGATCAAGGATGCTTTGCTGAAGGGAGCGGATGGCAGCCGGAACCCGGTGGCGACGGCGCGGACAAACACGGGCGGCGCCAAGCTATCCCAGTACGGTTACCTGGACGTGAAGAAAGCGCTGGACATCCTGGAGGCGGTGAGCCCCGATCTGGGGCCCAAGCCGCAGCCCGACCGGCCGAACCCCGTTCCCCCCTCCAGCAGCCAGTCCCGAAAGTCCGGAGGGGGCTGCGACGCGGCGGGGGCCGGGGCCTGGATGCTGGCCGTTTTGGCGCTTTCGGCGCTGCGCCGCAGAGCGTAA